In a single window of the Hippoglossus hippoglossus isolate fHipHip1 chromosome 7, fHipHip1.pri, whole genome shotgun sequence genome:
- the si:dkey-70p6.1 gene encoding verprolin isoform X2 produces the protein MASMQDGLNFTAPPYGKVLLLGAIAAASAFVVTILIVVLCVGCQRKGKTHNVPGEGGKHRLMDMGILRQSKLRSISKSDTEMNKMNCNGKSRAGQTDTPAPPAVPANTPAPPDPDGDVEGGLPEPETQVMTPPHPPEAAEYACVRKLRKADKAPQKRDSGTDMAEPPVPPPRHAPPSHPAPPPPHPHSTKLPRRNVEAFSVPSFPKEVMFMGNGEQYIWKPPEEEELLLLQNKALGPLGAQTLENLQPSAAAVAEMYSKVCKTGKKKRAVPGSPPANPGFRTLGRGDRDGGFSVVVKPQTWAPLEGKAIGGPLDDHCYESIGTEEYDPSYEHMEGGGGWKRERPPNTCATLRPRRKKAQQPLQQQQPPPPPPTQQTPKLQHLPAKALLLPGENLYESIGDLKQGSATSSTTTIFTFNDGMEMYVTGL, from the exons ATGGCCTCCATGCAGGACGGGCTGAACTTCACGGCTCCTCCCTACGGCaaggtcctgctgctgggtgcTATCGCTGCTGCCTCAGCCTTTGTTGTTACCATCCTCATCGTGGTGCTCTGCGTGGGCTGCCAGAG GAAGGGGAAGACACACAATGTCCCCGGCGAAGGTGGAAAACACCGTCTCATGGACATG GGTATACTCAGACAGTCCAAGCTGCGCTCCATCAGTAAATCTGACACAGAGATGAACAAGATGAACTGCAATGGCAAAA GCAGGGCCGGACAGACGGACACTCCGGCCCCTCCGGCCGTTCCCGCCAACACCCCTGCGCCCCCAGACCCGGACGGCGACGTGGAAGGAGGGCTGCCTGAACCCGAGACCCAGGTCATGACGCCGCCTCACCCTCCAGAGGCGGCCGAGTACGCCTGCGTCAGGAAGCTGAGGAAGGCAGACAAGGCGCCCCAAAAGAGGGACAGTGGGACAGATATGGCTGAGCCGCCGGTGCCGCCTCCGCGACACGCCCCACCGTCACATCCCGCCCCTCCTCCGCCACACCCTCACAGCACAAAGTTGCCCCGCAGAAACGTGGAGGCCTTCAGCGTCCCATCATTCCCAAAG gaagtgatgtttaTGGGAAACGGCGAGCAGTACATCTGGAAGCCTCCCGAGGAAGAGGAGTTGCTCCTGCTGCAGAATAAAGCCCTGGGCCCGTTGGGGGCTCAGACGCTGGAGAATTTACAACCGTCTGCTGCCGCG GTGGCTGAGATGTACTCCAAGGTTTGCaaaacaggaaagaagaagagagccGTGCCGGGGTCTCCTCCAGCCAATCCCGGCTTCCGGACCTTAGGTCGTGGTGATCGGGATGGGGGGTTTAGTGTCGTGGTCAAACCCCAGACCTGGGCCCCTCTGGAGGGCAAAGCCATCGGAGGGCCCCTCGACGACCACTGCTATGAGTCCATCGGGACCGAGGAGTACGACCCGTCCTATGAGCACATGGAAGGTGGAGGTGGCTGGAAGCGAGAGCGACCCCCCAACACGTGCGCCACCCTGCGGCCGAGGAGGAAGAAAGCCCAGCAGcccttgcagcagcagcagccccctcCACCGCCGCCCACGCAGCAGACCCCCAAGTTACAGCACCTGCCTGCCAAAGCCCTGCTGCTGCCGGGGGAGAACCTGTACGAGAGCATCGGCGACCTGAAGCAGGGCTCCGCCAcctccagcaccaccaccatTTTCACCTTCAACGACGGCATGGAGATGTATGTAACGGGGCTCTGA
- the si:dkey-70p6.1 gene encoding verprolin isoform X1 has product MASMQDGLNFTAPPYGKVLLLGAIAAASAFVVTILIVVLCVGCQRKGKTHNVPGEGGKHRLMDMGILRQSKLRSISKSDTEMNKMNCNGKSRQLPQIPSGTGEDGEHTYSEVGRRSSATRTDDALYAMVGRAGQTDTPAPPAVPANTPAPPDPDGDVEGGLPEPETQVMTPPHPPEAAEYACVRKLRKADKAPQKRDSGTDMAEPPVPPPRHAPPSHPAPPPPHPHSTKLPRRNVEAFSVPSFPKEVMFMGNGEQYIWKPPEEEELLLLQNKALGPLGAQTLENLQPSAAAVAEMYSKVCKTGKKKRAVPGSPPANPGFRTLGRGDRDGGFSVVVKPQTWAPLEGKAIGGPLDDHCYESIGTEEYDPSYEHMEGGGGWKRERPPNTCATLRPRRKKAQQPLQQQQPPPPPPTQQTPKLQHLPAKALLLPGENLYESIGDLKQGSATSSTTTIFTFNDGMEMYVTGL; this is encoded by the exons ATGGCCTCCATGCAGGACGGGCTGAACTTCACGGCTCCTCCCTACGGCaaggtcctgctgctgggtgcTATCGCTGCTGCCTCAGCCTTTGTTGTTACCATCCTCATCGTGGTGCTCTGCGTGGGCTGCCAGAG GAAGGGGAAGACACACAATGTCCCCGGCGAAGGTGGAAAACACCGTCTCATGGACATG GGTATACTCAGACAGTCCAAGCTGCGCTCCATCAGTAAATCTGACACAGAGATGAACAAGATGAACTGCAATGGCAAAA GCAGGCAGCTTCCCCAGATCCCTTCTGGGACTGGAGAAGACGGAGAGCACACTTACTCAGAGGTGGGCCGTCGCTCTTCCGCCACACGTACTGACGATGCCCTCTACGCCATGGTAGGCAGGGCCGGACAGACGGACACTCCGGCCCCTCCGGCCGTTCCCGCCAACACCCCTGCGCCCCCAGACCCGGACGGCGACGTGGAAGGAGGGCTGCCTGAACCCGAGACCCAGGTCATGACGCCGCCTCACCCTCCAGAGGCGGCCGAGTACGCCTGCGTCAGGAAGCTGAGGAAGGCAGACAAGGCGCCCCAAAAGAGGGACAGTGGGACAGATATGGCTGAGCCGCCGGTGCCGCCTCCGCGACACGCCCCACCGTCACATCCCGCCCCTCCTCCGCCACACCCTCACAGCACAAAGTTGCCCCGCAGAAACGTGGAGGCCTTCAGCGTCCCATCATTCCCAAAG gaagtgatgtttaTGGGAAACGGCGAGCAGTACATCTGGAAGCCTCCCGAGGAAGAGGAGTTGCTCCTGCTGCAGAATAAAGCCCTGGGCCCGTTGGGGGCTCAGACGCTGGAGAATTTACAACCGTCTGCTGCCGCG GTGGCTGAGATGTACTCCAAGGTTTGCaaaacaggaaagaagaagagagccGTGCCGGGGTCTCCTCCAGCCAATCCCGGCTTCCGGACCTTAGGTCGTGGTGATCGGGATGGGGGGTTTAGTGTCGTGGTCAAACCCCAGACCTGGGCCCCTCTGGAGGGCAAAGCCATCGGAGGGCCCCTCGACGACCACTGCTATGAGTCCATCGGGACCGAGGAGTACGACCCGTCCTATGAGCACATGGAAGGTGGAGGTGGCTGGAAGCGAGAGCGACCCCCCAACACGTGCGCCACCCTGCGGCCGAGGAGGAAGAAAGCCCAGCAGcccttgcagcagcagcagccccctcCACCGCCGCCCACGCAGCAGACCCCCAAGTTACAGCACCTGCCTGCCAAAGCCCTGCTGCTGCCGGGGGAGAACCTGTACGAGAGCATCGGCGACCTGAAGCAGGGCTCCGCCAcctccagcaccaccaccatTTTCACCTTCAACGACGGCATGGAGATGTATGTAACGGGGCTCTGA